TTCTGCTTCCCTGTTTGCTTATTTCAGTTCCTTCAAGTCCTCGTTAGTCTATACGTTAGAGACGGCGTTGTTAGTGTCTCGGGCCTGACGGATGCCATATAGCCACTTGATGACTCGAGCGTTCCTCTCAATGACAGAGATGCCGTAGGGGACCCGTTCATTGGCTCTGGCGGGTCCATCCTCATCGCCCTCGCCTCTCTCGTCCTCCCTCGCCCGGTCAGCCTCATCTCCGCACTCCGAGCTGGGCGTGCTGACGCTGCGGAGCTTGGAGATGGAAACAATGTCTGAGTTGGCTCTTGTGAAGCGCTCCACTCCGCCCATCACCTCCACCTCTTCCGGGTCCAGCCCGCAGTAGTTGAAGAATCGCTCTAGGTCGGCTGTTGCGCGAGAATAACGGTCACTCAGGTCTGATTTGGAGCGGTGCAAGGATGGGTGCTTACGGGCTGACCCCTTGGAGCTGCTGTTTGATATACGGGTGAAAGCGGGGGAGGCTGGCGGGATCATGCCCGCTCGAACCAGCATGGGACTGGGTGGCAGATAGGCGGGAGGGGAGGGCAGAGTTTGTAGGGGggtgctctgctgtgtgtgaggTTGGGGTTGGTTGTGAGTGGGTGGGGGCGGGGGTGGAACTTGGGGGTGTGCAACTTGACCTTGCGGAGTCTGTCTGGGCCTGATCTGCAGCTGGGCCCTCTGGGGCTTCCTTATCTCTGCCTGAGGCCGAACATCCACCCTGCGTACTGTCACTGAGTTTGGGGAGCTATAGGGCACTGGAACCCCAATGCGTGGCGCTCGTGCCGGAATCGGGGGTGGACGTCGGGTGAGTTCTGCTGGAGGGGCACGGAGGTTGTTACTGAGCGGTGAGGAAGTGCAGGAGGAGTTGGATGAAGAGTTGGTGTTGCCGTGATTCAAAGGTTTCAGGTTGTTGAGGAGCCTGTTGCTCCTCTCCTGTTCTGCTGACAGGCTGCTGCCGATGCTCTTAGCTCCTGATgaaggagatgatgatgagggggAGGTAGAGGAAGAAGACTGGGAACTGGGCAATGGTCCATCACACACATCATTGATTAGATTATTCAGAATATCCAAGTTAAGAGCAggtcctcttctccctcctggtccctctcttcctcctctgttttccaAATCCACTGGGCAGCGGGGAAATTTGCGGGCTGGAGGGGTGCTGATCTGGCACTGAAACATCATTCCTGGAGGGACGAGGGGCTTGCGGATAATTGGTGGTTTGATAGGAGCCTGACGGGTGAGGGCCACCTGCTGGCTCTTAACGTACTTTGCCTTGTCGGCCTCCAGGCGCTCCACCGCACTCAGTTTACGGGCCCCGGGCTCAGCCTGGCGACGGAAGTAATCCGGGC
This sequence is a window from Paralichthys olivaceus isolate ysfri-2021 chromosome 6, ASM2471397v2, whole genome shotgun sequence. Protein-coding genes within it:
- the LOC109630774 gene encoding protein FAM110A gives rise to the protein MPVETLRPSDGRLTGVPFTSAMPFRILNKGPDYFRRQAEPGARKLSAVERLEADKAKYVKSQQVALTRQAPIKPPIIRKPLVPPGMMFQCQISTPPARKFPRCPVDLENRGGREGPGGRRGPALNLDILNNLINDVCDGPLPSSQSSSSTSPSSSSPSSGAKSIGSSLSAEQERSNRLLNNLKPLNHGNTNSSSNSSCTSSPLSNNLRAPPAELTRRPPPIPARAPRIGVPVPYSSPNSVTVRRVDVRPQAEIRKPQRAQLQIRPRQTPQGQVAHPQVPPPPPPTHNQPQPHTQQSTPLQTLPSPPAYLPPSPMLVRAGMIPPASPAFTRISNSSSKGSARKHPSLHRSKSDLSDRYSRATADLERFFNYCGLDPEEVEVMGGVERFTRANSDIVSISKLRSVSTPSSECGDEADRAREDERGEGDEDGPARANERVPYGISVIERNARVIKWLYGIRQARDTNNAVSNV